A region from the Halomarina litorea genome encodes:
- a CDS encoding class II fumarate hydratase, translating to MSDDTSEYRTERDSLGEMQVPADAYWGAQTQRAVENFPISGIGFSRRFVRALGVVKKSAARANADLGHLDAEQADAIVEAADEVIAGDHDDQFPVDVFQTGSGTSSNMNANEVIANRAAEIMGAEIGDRVVHPNDHVNFGQSSNDVIPTAMHVSALEAVAKDLVPALESLRDDLEAKEAEFADIVKTGRTHLQDATPVTLGQEFGGYRAQVEKGIERVENTEDHLAELALGGTAVGTGLNTDPEFPALAAEYIAEETGLPFREADNHFEAQAAHDAMSEAHGALRVVAGSMNKVANDLRLLASGPRNGLCEIDQPENQPGSSIMPGKINPVVAEAVNQVHKQVVGNDAAVSAGAAEGQIDLNLYKPVLAHNFLESANLLANSAEVFGERFVAKLEADRETCEEQVERSMALATALNPAIGYDKASEVAKTALKEDKTVREVAIEKGYLTESEADEVLDPMAMTTPGILGDEE from the coding sequence ATGAGCGACGACACCAGCGAGTACCGAACGGAGCGCGACAGCCTCGGCGAGATGCAGGTGCCCGCGGACGCCTACTGGGGGGCACAGACTCAGCGCGCGGTCGAGAACTTCCCCATCTCGGGCATCGGCTTCTCGCGGCGGTTCGTCCGCGCGCTCGGCGTCGTGAAGAAGTCCGCGGCACGGGCGAACGCCGACCTCGGCCACCTCGACGCCGAACAGGCCGACGCCATCGTCGAGGCGGCCGACGAGGTCATCGCGGGGGACCACGACGACCAGTTCCCCGTCGACGTGTTCCAGACCGGGTCGGGCACCTCCTCGAACATGAACGCCAACGAGGTCATCGCCAACCGCGCCGCCGAGATTATGGGTGCCGAAATCGGCGACCGGGTCGTCCACCCCAACGACCACGTCAACTTCGGACAGTCCTCGAACGACGTCATCCCCACCGCGATGCACGTCTCCGCCCTCGAAGCCGTCGCGAAGGACCTCGTCCCCGCCCTCGAATCCCTGCGCGACGACCTCGAAGCGAAGGAGGCGGAGTTCGCCGACATCGTCAAGACCGGCCGCACGCACCTGCAGGACGCCACGCCCGTCACCCTCGGACAGGAGTTCGGCGGCTACCGCGCGCAGGTCGAGAAGGGTATCGAGCGCGTCGAGAACACGGAGGACCACCTCGCGGAACTCGCCCTCGGCGGCACCGCCGTCGGAACGGGTCTGAACACCGACCCCGAGTTCCCCGCCCTCGCCGCGGAGTACATCGCCGAGGAGACCGGCCTCCCGTTCCGCGAGGCGGACAACCACTTCGAGGCGCAGGCCGCCCACGACGCCATGAGCGAGGCCCACGGCGCCCTCCGCGTCGTCGCCGGGTCGATGAACAAGGTCGCCAACGACCTCCGTCTGCTCGCCTCGGGGCCGCGAAACGGTCTCTGTGAGATCGACCAGCCCGAGAACCAGCCGGGGTCCTCGATCATGCCCGGGAAGATCAACCCCGTCGTCGCCGAGGCCGTCAACCAGGTCCACAAGCAGGTCGTCGGCAACGACGCCGCCGTCAGCGCCGGTGCCGCGGAGGGACAGATCGACCTCAACCTCTACAAGCCCGTCCTCGCACACAACTTCCTCGAGTCGGCGAACCTGCTGGCCAACTCCGCCGAGGTGTTCGGCGAGCGATTCGTCGCCAAACTGGAGGCCGACCGCGAGACCTGCGAGGAACAGGTCGAGCGCTCGATGGCCCTCGCGACGGCGCTCAACCCCGCCATCGGCTACGACAAGGCCAGCGAGGTGGCGAAGACGGCGCTCAAGGAGGACAAGACCGTCCGCGAGGTGGCAATCGAGAAGGGCTATCTGACCGAGAGCGAGGCCGACGAGGTCCTCGACCCCATGGCGATGACGACGCCCGGCATCCTCGGCGACGAGGAGTGA
- the trmB gene encoding HTH-type sugar sensing transcriptional regulator TrmB: protein MTADDLRDSLEAMGDRFDFGEYEIEAYLAVLEHGELTASDIADHTDIPQPRVYDTVRKLSDRGVVEVRESRPMRVVALDPAEVFPSVQRSLEEMVEELAARYTAPTRETEAVSLVKSRPSVVRYLDAVIESAEYELVCSLTPELLDRFEDHLREAVEADVTVELIVTPARDAPTTDAFDYAGVATESRVRRGITTPVMAVADGERSVYATQDALTDTAERYGVIFNRSALGFLVGGFFNTVLWTTAEPLVSNRDPRPFPRRYASIRRCLKDVREVEEDLYATIEGRDVETGERRTVTGRIVDVEMLDTSEIATMALETDTGRVTVGGRVAALEDVEAHEIVVDARTDR from the coding sequence ATGACCGCGGACGACCTGCGAGACTCTCTGGAGGCGATGGGCGACCGCTTCGACTTCGGCGAGTACGAGATCGAGGCGTACCTGGCGGTGCTCGAACACGGCGAACTCACCGCGAGCGACATCGCGGACCACACGGACATCCCTCAGCCCCGGGTGTACGATACGGTCCGCAAACTGAGCGACCGCGGGGTCGTGGAGGTCCGCGAGTCGCGTCCGATGCGCGTCGTCGCCCTCGACCCCGCCGAGGTGTTCCCCTCGGTCCAGCGCTCGCTGGAGGAGATGGTCGAGGAACTGGCCGCCCGCTACACCGCCCCGACGCGGGAGACGGAGGCCGTCTCGCTCGTCAAGTCGCGCCCGAGCGTCGTCCGCTACCTCGATGCGGTCATCGAGAGCGCGGAGTACGAACTCGTCTGCTCGCTCACGCCCGAACTGCTCGACCGCTTCGAGGACCACCTCCGCGAGGCCGTCGAGGCGGACGTGACCGTCGAACTCATCGTCACGCCCGCGCGCGACGCCCCCACGACCGACGCCTTCGACTACGCGGGGGTCGCCACCGAGTCCCGCGTCCGCCGGGGCATCACGACGCCGGTGATGGCCGTCGCGGACGGCGAGCGCTCGGTGTACGCCACGCAGGACGCCCTCACCGACACCGCCGAGCGATACGGCGTCATCTTCAACCGGTCTGCGCTCGGGTTCCTCGTCGGCGGCTTCTTCAACACGGTGCTGTGGACGACGGCCGAACCGCTGGTGTCGAACCGGGACCCGCGCCCGTTCCCCCGCCGGTACGCCTCCATCCGCCGGTGTCTGAAGGACGTCCGCGAGGTCGAGGAGGACCTCTACGCCACCATCGAGGGGCGCGACGTGGAGACGGGCGAACGACGCACGGTCACCGGGCGCATCGTCGACGTGGAGATGCTCGATACCAGTGAAATAGCGACGATGGCGCTCGAAACCGACACGGGACGGGTCACCGTCGGCGGGCGGGTGGCCGCACTGGAGGACGTGGAGGCCCACGAGATCGTGGTGGACGCGAGGACCGACCGATGA
- a CDS encoding MoaD/ThiS family protein: protein MSTGTTRSDTGPEVGERIGVRVELAGTLVARAGLRRAQLALPTGATVADAVEELAAEHGAQVRPALLKGSRLRQGTVATRRTQGSVERVGADSTLAHGDRVRIEFIC, encoded by the coding sequence ATGAGCACGGGAACGACTCGCAGTGACACGGGCCCCGAGGTCGGAGAGCGCATCGGCGTTCGCGTCGAACTCGCGGGGACGCTGGTGGCACGCGCCGGTCTCCGACGGGCGCAACTCGCGCTCCCGACGGGGGCGACGGTCGCGGACGCGGTCGAGGAACTGGCGGCCGAACACGGCGCGCAGGTGCGCCCGGCGCTCCTCAAGGGGAGCCGACTGCGGCAGGGCACGGTCGCGACCCGACGGACCCAGGGGTCCGTCGAACGGGTCGGCGCGGACTCGACGCTCGCCCACGGCGACCGGGTCAGAATCGAGTTCATCTGCTGA
- a CDS encoding DUF7344 domain-containing protein: protein MSSEREQTDGSTGTAPDVADGEAPARVTRDDAYHILQNERRRRALAFLAERDWLVNVGVVAEHIAAIENDVDVDELTAQQRKRVYISLYQAHLPKLDEHGIVDYDQSRGTVEPLPLLRAFEPYLVEEDLVAPTASERLLGGVSGLVGIVGAAFGR, encoded by the coding sequence ATGAGTTCCGAGCGAGAGCAGACGGATGGGTCGACGGGAACCGCACCGGACGTGGCGGACGGCGAGGCACCCGCCCGGGTCACTCGCGACGACGCGTACCACATCCTGCAGAACGAGCGCCGTCGTCGGGCGCTCGCGTTCCTCGCCGAGCGCGACTGGCTGGTGAACGTAGGGGTCGTCGCCGAGCACATCGCCGCCATCGAGAACGACGTCGACGTGGACGAACTGACCGCCCAGCAACGGAAGCGCGTCTACATCTCGCTGTACCAGGCGCACCTGCCGAAACTCGACGAACACGGCATCGTCGACTACGACCAGTCGCGCGGCACCGTCGAACCCCTCCCCCTCCTGCGGGCGTTCGAACCGTACCTCGTGGAGGAGGACCTCGTCGCCCCGACCGCGTCCGAGCGACTCCTCGGGGGCGTCTCCGGCCTCGTCGGGATCGTCGGCGCGGCCTTCGGTCGCTGA
- a CDS encoding mandelate racemase/muconate lactonizing enzyme family protein, with product MARDYASLHDPNAEYTMRDLSSETMGLSNSRGSRDVEITDVQTCMVDGNFPWTLVRVYTDAGVVGTGEAYWGAGVPELVERMKPFVVGENPLDIDRLFEHLVQKMSGEGAVGGVTVTAISGIEIALHDLAGKLLDVPAYQLLGGKYRDEVRVYCDCHTADEADPEACADEAERVVEELGYDALKFDLDVPSGHEKDRANRHLRGGEVRHKARIVEAVTERVKDRADVAFDCHWTYSPNSADRLAKAIEEFDVWWLEDPVPPENHDVQRTVTKGTTTPITAGENVYRKHGHRRLLEEQAVDIVAPDMPKVGGMRETRKIADLADTYYVPVAMHNVSSPVATMASAHVGAAIPNALAVEYHSYELGWWSDLVEEAVIEDGRIEVPERPGLGITLDMDVVADHLVDGEELFDEA from the coding sequence ATGGCCCGGGACTACGCCTCGCTACACGACCCGAACGCGGAGTACACCATGCGGGACCTCTCCTCGGAGACGATGGGGCTCTCGAACTCGCGGGGCTCCCGCGACGTCGAGATCACCGACGTCCAGACCTGCATGGTCGACGGCAACTTCCCGTGGACGCTCGTGCGCGTCTACACCGACGCGGGCGTCGTCGGCACCGGCGAGGCCTACTGGGGGGCGGGCGTCCCGGAACTCGTCGAACGGATGAAGCCGTTCGTCGTCGGGGAGAACCCCCTCGATATCGACCGCCTGTTCGAACACCTCGTCCAGAAGATGTCCGGCGAGGGGGCCGTCGGCGGCGTCACCGTCACCGCCATCTCGGGCATCGAAATCGCGCTCCACGACCTCGCAGGGAAACTGCTCGACGTCCCTGCCTACCAGTTGCTCGGGGGCAAGTACCGCGACGAGGTCCGGGTGTACTGCGACTGTCACACCGCGGACGAGGCCGACCCGGAGGCCTGCGCGGACGAGGCCGAACGCGTCGTCGAGGAACTGGGCTACGACGCGCTGAAGTTCGACCTCGACGTGCCCTCGGGCCACGAGAAAGACCGCGCGAACCGCCACCTGCGCGGCGGCGAGGTCCGGCACAAGGCCCGCATCGTCGAGGCCGTCACAGAGCGGGTCAAGGACCGCGCCGACGTCGCCTTCGACTGCCACTGGACCTACTCGCCCAACAGCGCCGACCGCTTGGCGAAGGCCATCGAGGAGTTCGACGTCTGGTGGCTGGAAGACCCCGTCCCCCCCGAGAACCACGACGTCCAGCGGACGGTCACGAAGGGGACGACGACGCCCATTACCGCCGGGGAGAACGTCTACCGCAAGCACGGCCACCGTCGCCTCCTCGAAGAGCAGGCGGTCGACATCGTCGCCCCCGACATGCCGAAGGTCGGCGGGATGCGCGAGACGCGCAAGATTGCGGACCTCGCGGACACCTACTACGTCCCCGTCGCCATGCACAACGTCTCCTCGCCCGTAGCGACGATGGCGAGCGCCCACGTCGGCGCGGCGATCCCCAACGCCCTCGCCGTCGAGTACCACTCCTACGAACTCGGCTGGTGGTCGGACCTCGTCGAGGAGGCGGTCATCGAGGACGGGCGCATCGAGGTTCCCGAGCGCCCCGGCCTCGGGATCACCCTCGACATGGACGTCGTCGCGGACCACCTCGTCGACGGTGAGGAGTTGTTTGACGAAGCGTAA
- a CDS encoding sugar kinase, with amino-acid sequence MTDVLTVGETMVLMNPTETGPLRYADRFSKRIGGAESNVAIGLARLGHDATWVSRVGEDPHGRYVRDTVRGEGVTTEVAFDPDAPTGLMFKERREVGESRVFYYRDGSAASRLDPEDVPASVVGESEFLHLTGITPALSASCRDLCFEAAALAREQGTRVSFDPNLRFKLWDEDAMRETLLPLAERADVVFPGVEEGKVLLGTTDPAEIAAGFRDREASEVVVTLGGEGAYVATADVAERVPAVPVERVVDTVGAGDGFVAGYLSGRLDGLEPLDAAKRAAACGALATTVAGDIEGLPTRADLERFAADTERVAR; translated from the coding sequence ATGACTGACGTACTCACTGTCGGCGAGACGATGGTGCTGATGAACCCCACCGAGACGGGTCCGCTGCGGTACGCGGACCGGTTCTCGAAGCGCATCGGCGGGGCGGAGAGCAACGTCGCCATCGGCCTCGCGCGACTCGGCCACGACGCGACGTGGGTCAGCAGGGTGGGCGAGGACCCACACGGCCGGTACGTCCGCGACACCGTCCGCGGGGAGGGCGTCACGACCGAGGTGGCCTTCGACCCCGACGCGCCGACGGGGCTGATGTTCAAGGAGCGCCGCGAGGTGGGCGAGAGCCGCGTGTTCTACTACCGCGACGGGTCGGCGGCGAGTCGCCTCGACCCCGAGGACGTCCCCGCGAGCGTGGTGGGTGAGAGCGAGTTCCTCCACCTGACGGGCATCACGCCCGCTCTCTCTGCGTCCTGTCGCGACCTCTGTTTCGAGGCGGCCGCCCTCGCCCGCGAGCAGGGCACCCGGGTGTCGTTCGACCCGAATCTCCGGTTCAAACTGTGGGACGAGGACGCGATGCGCGAGACGCTCCTCCCCCTCGCCGAACGCGCTGACGTCGTCTTCCCCGGCGTCGAAGAGGGGAAAGTGTTGCTGGGGACGACCGACCCCGCGGAGATCGCGGCGGGCTTTCGCGACCGGGAGGCGAGCGAGGTGGTCGTCACCCTCGGCGGGGAGGGCGCGTACGTCGCGACGGCGGACGTCGCCGAACGGGTCCCCGCCGTGCCCGTCGAACGCGTCGTCGACACCGTCGGCGCGGGCGACGGCTTCGTCGCGGGCTACCTCTCGGGACGACTGGACGGCCTCGAACCCCTCGACGCGGCAAAGCGGGCGGCCGCCTGCGGTGCGCTCGCCACCACCGTCGCGGGCGACATCGAGGGGCTCCCGACCCGCGCGGACCTGGAGCGGTTCGCGGCCGACACGGAGCGGGTAGCGCGCTGA
- a CDS encoding HAD family hydrolase translates to MNRYDRLYELYDGFDATTLREYQSFVDLFPALGSRVALDHWRRASDELDRRKDDIREAFPAGETFAAIAAHATREESFTALDLCTKYGRAVNVLVLDVDETLRSAGRTDNEIPRETLHLLTELHEEGMPIVICTGQTLENVKGFITQGLGNELVHSGTFSIVYEAGNGVFTPGHGTDTKRLLYETLGEDVRDVFDEVRSRALRDAPESVRRGCHLQGNEFNVTLKPNFQTGSAEAVDVIDEGMIHLIDLVGEAVADGSPETARAFYAAADPELREVLERAGEVPDTDTEDVASDVVATYERIDVGYYEGDAAEVGSLELDKVAGVEGALDVLGVDDPFALVMGDSKSDLRVMEWAEENDCGVAAAPDHASEVVLEHVLGTDELVFDRDDAASMLRIVYALDRLVDLE, encoded by the coding sequence ATGAACCGCTACGACCGCCTGTACGAACTGTACGACGGCTTCGACGCCACCACCCTGCGGGAGTACCAGAGCTTCGTCGACCTCTTTCCCGCCCTCGGGTCGCGTGTCGCCCTCGACCACTGGCGGCGCGCGAGCGACGAACTCGACCGGCGCAAGGACGATATCCGGGAAGCGTTCCCCGCGGGAGAGACGTTCGCGGCCATCGCCGCCCACGCCACCCGCGAGGAGTCGTTCACCGCCCTCGACCTCTGTACGAAGTACGGCCGAGCGGTGAACGTCCTCGTCCTCGACGTGGACGAGACGCTCCGGTCGGCGGGGCGCACCGACAACGAGATTCCCCGCGAGACGCTCCACCTCCTGACGGAACTCCACGAGGAGGGGATGCCCATCGTCATCTGCACCGGCCAGACGCTGGAGAACGTCAAGGGGTTCATCACGCAGGGACTGGGCAACGAACTCGTCCACTCGGGGACGTTCTCCATCGTCTACGAGGCGGGCAACGGCGTGTTCACGCCCGGCCACGGCACCGACACGAAGCGCCTGCTCTACGAGACGCTGGGCGAGGACGTCCGCGACGTGTTCGACGAGGTGCGCTCGCGCGCCCTGCGCGACGCTCCCGAGTCGGTCCGGCGAGGCTGTCACCTGCAGGGCAACGAGTTCAACGTCACCCTGAAGCCCAACTTCCAGACCGGGAGCGCGGAGGCCGTCGACGTCATCGACGAGGGGATGATCCACCTCATCGACCTCGTGGGTGAGGCCGTCGCAGACGGGTCGCCCGAGACCGCTCGCGCGTTCTACGCCGCCGCCGACCCGGAACTCCGCGAGGTACTGGAGCGCGCGGGCGAGGTCCCCGACACCGACACCGAGGACGTGGCCAGCGACGTGGTCGCGACCTACGAGCGCATCGACGTGGGCTACTACGAGGGCGACGCTGCCGAGGTGGGAAGCCTCGAACTCGACAAGGTCGCGGGCGTGGAGGGTGCCCTCGACGTCCTCGGCGTCGACGACCCGTTCGCCCTCGTCATGGGCGACTCGAAGAGCGACCTGCGGGTCATGGAGTGGGCCGAGGAGAACGACTGCGGTGTCGCGGCGGCCCCGGACCACGCCTCGGAGGTGGTCCTCGAACACGTCCTCGGCACCGACGAACTGGTCTTCGACCGGGACGACGCGGCCTCGATGCTCCGCATCGTCTACGCGCTGGACCGACTCGTGGACCTCGAATAG
- a CDS encoding DUF4395 family protein, with translation MATLTSTDRPTSDGVALVLNLAVLSEWRLDLYGVLWKRAVVPVVGRPAEREPAAPHRFAKLVGAVTTALAGVALLAGLLLVGYAIAGVVAALAGLAAATDVCLGCRLYRQVSFFRRLGVV, from the coding sequence ATGGCTACGCTCACGTCCACCGACCGCCCGACGAGCGACGGTGTCGCTCTCGTCCTGAACCTCGCGGTCCTCTCGGAGTGGCGCCTCGACCTCTACGGCGTGCTCTGGAAGCGCGCGGTGGTCCCCGTCGTCGGTCGGCCCGCAGAGCGTGAACCCGCCGCGCCCCACCGCTTCGCGAAACTCGTGGGAGCGGTGACGACCGCCCTCGCGGGCGTCGCCCTCCTCGCCGGACTCCTGCTGGTGGGCTACGCGATTGCCGGGGTCGTCGCCGCGCTGGCGGGCCTCGCGGCCGCCACCGACGTCTGTCTCGGCTGTCGGCTCTACCGTCAGGTCTCGTTCTTCCGCCGCCTCGGCGTCGTCTGA